A single genomic interval of Clostridium facile harbors:
- a CDS encoding penicillin-binding transpeptidase domain-containing protein, which produces MAISPTKNMKFKLNIIIFSVVLVAFVALIVRIVYIACFAEYDGVKYGVKAYNQQLGADTINANRGTIYDRNMTPLAQSATVWTVSVAPNQITTDEQRQLVAQGLSDILGLDYNEVLEKTKKNTKYEIIKKKVEKPEADKITAYIEEKNKEIDAENEQIRENNKNALEKQELKQKVKGIHMVEDSKRYYPQANSASHIIGFTGSDNQGLYGVELAYDEELSGTPGKVVIAQNALGGDLPFDYEYYYPAQDGNSLVLTVDETLQHYLDKAIQQAIDTHHPTNRVAGVMMDVNTGEILAMSTNGGYDLNDPYTISDTNLQSQLEGLQGDELTEATKKAREKMWTNKVITETYEPGSVFKVVTASAALEEKTQTLDSTFNCTGSIQVVSGAKPIHCWKTSGHGSQNFTQAVVNSCNPAFVQIGQSLGSDLFFQYFKLFGMTEATGIDLPGENKYPLYYTADQLGPAELASEAFGQSMGITPMQMMTAFSATVNGGYMVTPHVVKQIIDQDGNITETNTGETKRQAISEETSEMMRGVLEQVVSANGGSNASVPGYRIAGKSGTAQKLSYTNATGDVVYVSSFVGCVPADDPQFALLILVDEPRSGLYYGSAVASPVFAQVMSDAIPYMGISPEYTEEELQNQGAAVPSVEGSNLADAQTRINSAGLVAETIGSGGTVVKQIPSAGSKMLKGGKVILYTEEQETTKVTVPDVIGKTQAEVNQILAGYGLNIALTNSGIQNQKAKATTQSPPAGTEVEKGSVVTVEFLTNDETG; this is translated from the coding sequence ATGGCAATATCACCGACCAAAAACATGAAATTTAAATTAAATATTATTATTTTTTCGGTTGTATTAGTGGCATTTGTTGCCTTAATTGTTCGGATTGTATACATAGCTTGTTTCGCGGAATACGATGGTGTAAAATATGGTGTTAAAGCTTACAATCAGCAATTAGGCGCAGATACAATCAATGCAAACAGGGGGACAATCTATGACAGAAATATGACCCCTTTAGCGCAGAGTGCTACTGTTTGGACAGTATCCGTTGCGCCAAACCAGATTACTACGGATGAACAACGCCAACTGGTAGCCCAAGGGTTATCTGATATTCTGGGTTTGGACTACAACGAAGTGCTGGAAAAAACCAAAAAGAATACCAAATATGAAATTATCAAGAAAAAAGTGGAGAAACCCGAAGCGGATAAAATTACTGCTTACATCGAAGAAAAGAACAAAGAAATTGACGCGGAAAATGAACAGATTCGGGAGAACAATAAAAATGCCTTAGAAAAACAGGAACTAAAGCAAAAAGTAAAAGGAATCCACATGGTGGAGGATAGCAAACGCTATTATCCACAGGCAAATTCTGCTTCCCATATTATTGGATTTACTGGATCGGATAATCAGGGACTTTACGGTGTAGAGTTAGCTTATGATGAAGAACTAAGTGGCACTCCAGGTAAAGTGGTAATTGCCCAGAACGCTTTGGGCGGGGATCTGCCTTTTGACTATGAATATTACTATCCAGCTCAGGATGGAAACAGCTTGGTGTTGACAGTGGACGAAACCTTACAACATTATCTTGATAAGGCGATTCAGCAGGCGATTGATACCCATCATCCTACGAATCGTGTTGCGGGTGTTATGATGGATGTGAACACAGGGGAGATTCTTGCGATGTCCACCAATGGGGGATATGATTTGAATGACCCTTATACAATCAGTGACACCAATCTGCAATCCCAACTGGAAGGATTACAAGGGGATGAGTTGACCGAAGCTACCAAAAAGGCAAGGGAAAAAATGTGGACCAACAAGGTGATTACTGAGACCTATGAACCAGGTTCTGTTTTTAAAGTAGTAACAGCCTCCGCAGCATTGGAGGAGAAAACCCAAACATTGGATAGTACCTTTAACTGTACAGGTTCCATTCAAGTGGTATCCGGTGCAAAACCAATTCACTGTTGGAAAACCAGCGGGCACGGCTCCCAGAATTTTACCCAGGCGGTAGTGAATTCCTGTAACCCTGCCTTTGTACAGATTGGCCAGTCTTTGGGGTCGGATTTATTCTTCCAGTATTTTAAATTATTTGGGATGACCGAGGCAACTGGAATTGACCTTCCAGGGGAAAATAAATATCCATTGTATTATACAGCGGACCAGTTGGGACCTGCTGAATTGGCTAGTGAAGCGTTTGGTCAATCCATGGGAATTACCCCAATGCAGATGATGACCGCATTTTCCGCTACAGTAAACGGCGGCTATATGGTTACTCCCCATGTGGTAAAACAGATTATTGACCAGGATGGGAATATTACCGAAACTAACACCGGTGAAACCAAGCGCCAGGCAATTTCAGAAGAAACTTCTGAAATGATGCGTGGGGTATTGGAACAGGTGGTTTCTGCAAATGGAGGGAGCAATGCTTCCGTTCCAGGTTACCGCATTGCCGGGAAATCTGGTACAGCGCAAAAGCTTTCCTATACCAATGCTACAGGGGACGTTGTATATGTATCTTCTTTCGTTGGTTGTGTCCCTGCGGATGATCCACAGTTTGCTTTGCTGATTTTAGTGGATGAGCCGCGTTCCGGATTATATTACGGTAGTGCGGTTGCATCCCCAGTATTTGCTCAGGTAATGTCAGATGCAATCCCTTACATGGGAATTTCGCCAGAATACACGGAAGAAGAATTGCAAAACCAGGGGGCAGCGGTTCCTTCCGTAGAAGGTTCTAACTTAGCGGATGCCCAGACACGGATTAATAGTGCGGGGCTGGTGGCGGAAACCATAGGCTCTGGTGGAACAGTCGTAAAACAAATTCCATCTGCTGGCTCCAAGATGCTAAAAGGCGGGAAAGTAATTTTATATACAGAAGAACAGGAAACCACAAAGGTAACGGTTCCGGATGTCATTGGCAAAACCCAGGCGGAAGTAAACCAGATCTTGGCGGGATACGGATTGAATATCGCGTTGACCAATAGCGGAATTCAAAACCAAAAGGCAAAAGCTACCACTCAATCCCCTCCAGCGGGGACAGAGGTGGAAAAAGGAAGCGTTGTTACTGTGGAATTTTTGACCAATGATGAAACAGGTTGA
- the rsmH gene encoding 16S rRNA (cytosine(1402)-N(4))-methyltransferase RsmH has protein sequence MEFKHYSVMLQECMDGLNIKPDGIYVDGTAGGAGHSTEIAKRLTTGRLYSFDRDPDAVQVATERLSVYSCAQVIHSNFSNMQEELIQRGITQVDGVLLDLGVSSFQLDHAERGFSYLNDGELDMRMSKTGLSAKDLVNTYPLEEIARIIRDYGEDKYYYSIAKNIVKHREIAPIETTSQLSEIVNNSMPMKARREKNPSKRTFQAIRIAVNQELECLSTGLAKAFDLLNPGGRLVIITFHSLEDRIVKQFYTEMCKGCTCPPDFPICVCGNHPKAKFINKKPILPAKEELEQNRRSQSAKLRILEKL, from the coding sequence ATGGAGTTCAAACATTATTCTGTTATGCTACAGGAATGTATGGATGGCCTAAATATTAAGCCAGATGGTATTTATGTAGATGGTACTGCTGGTGGAGCAGGACATTCCACTGAAATTGCAAAACGTCTGACAACTGGTCGGTTGTATTCTTTTGACCGTGACCCAGATGCTGTGCAGGTAGCAACGGAGCGGTTATCCGTTTATTCTTGCGCTCAGGTAATCCATTCTAATTTCAGCAATATGCAAGAAGAGTTGATTCAACGGGGAATTACCCAGGTAGATGGTGTATTGCTGGATTTAGGGGTTTCTTCCTTTCAGTTAGACCATGCGGAGCGAGGGTTTTCCTATTTGAACGATGGTGAACTGGATATGCGGATGAGCAAAACAGGATTGAGCGCAAAAGATTTGGTTAACACCTATCCATTAGAGGAAATTGCAAGGATTATCCGTGATTATGGAGAAGACAAGTATTACTACAGTATTGCGAAAAATATTGTAAAACACCGTGAAATAGCTCCGATTGAAACGACAAGTCAGTTGTCCGAGATTGTCAACAACTCTATGCCAATGAAGGCAAGAAGGGAAAAAAATCCAAGCAAACGGACATTCCAAGCAATTCGTATTGCCGTGAACCAAGAGTTGGAATGTTTATCTACTGGTTTGGCAAAGGCGTTTGATTTATTAAACCCAGGTGGAAGGCTAGTGATTATTACATTCCATTCGTTGGAAGACCGAATTGTAAAACAGTTTTACACCGAAATGTGTAAAGGGTGTACTTGTCCACCAGATTTTCCAATTTGTGTTTGTGGCAACCATCCAAAAGCAAAATTTATCAATAAAAAACCAATTTTACCTGCTAAAGAAGAACTGGAGCAAAACCGTAGAAGCCAAAGCGCAAAATTGCGGATTTTAGAAAAACTATAA
- a CDS encoding sigma-70 family RNA polymerase sigma factor, which yields MIKPAERREEFVKQNLGLVHSCAHRFYGKGIEYDDLYAAGCMGLVKAVNAFDEERGVRFSTYAVPVILGEIRRLFRDGGTVKVSRSLKELSLKVTKEREAFAQQYGYEPTVEQLAERMGMDKEEVVEAIGAATPALSLTESEEEGGGQLDLPTEPMEEKLAITITIKQILLELEERDRKLILLRYFRGRTQSETAEELGMTQVQVSRREKKILSHFKEQLE from the coding sequence ATGATTAAACCAGCGGAACGGCGGGAAGAATTTGTAAAGCAAAATCTTGGATTAGTTCATTCCTGCGCTCATCGGTTTTATGGAAAAGGTATTGAATATGATGACCTGTATGCTGCTGGCTGCATGGGGTTGGTAAAGGCAGTAAATGCTTTTGATGAAGAGCGAGGAGTTCGGTTTTCTACCTATGCTGTACCAGTCATTTTAGGAGAAATTCGAAGGCTGTTTCGAGATGGTGGAACGGTAAAAGTAAGTCGAAGCTTAAAAGAACTTTCTTTAAAAGTCACCAAAGAACGGGAAGCTTTTGCTCAACAATATGGGTATGAACCTACGGTTGAACAATTGGCGGAACGAATGGGAATGGATAAGGAAGAAGTAGTGGAAGCGATTGGAGCTGCTACGCCTGCATTATCCCTTACTGAAAGTGAGGAGGAAGGTGGAGGACAGCTAGATCTTCCAACAGAGCCAATGGAGGAAAAACTTGCGATTACCATTACCATCAAACAGATTTTACTGGAACTGGAAGAACGGGATCGAAAGCTGATTTTGCTGCGGTATTTCCGGGGGCGTACCCAATCGGAAACCGCTGAGGAATTGGGGATGACACAAGTACAAGTTTCCCGTAGAGAGAAAAAAATTCTTTCACATTTTAAAGAACAATTGGAATAG
- a CDS encoding helix-turn-helix domain-containing protein, with protein sequence MYKNRNNGRNNVCGKKIARLRQERVPKTSQRALADLLQLEGIDLDKNAIQRIESGKRFVTDIELRVFAKIFGITAEELLQEDNFD encoded by the coding sequence ATGTATAAAAACAGAAATAACGGTAGAAACAATGTTTGTGGTAAAAAAATAGCCAGGTTAAGACAAGAAAGAGTTCCAAAAACTTCACAACGGGCATTAGCGGATTTGTTACAACTAGAAGGGATTGATTTGGATAAAAATGCAATTCAAAGAATAGAAAGTGGAAAAAGGTTTGTAACAGATATTGAGTTAAGGGTTTTCGCAAAGATTTTTGGAATTACAGCAGAAGAACTTTTACAGGAAGATAATTTTGATTAA
- a CDS encoding UDP-N-acetylmuramoyl-L-alanyl-D-glutamate--2,6-diaminopimelate ligase has product MKLIQLLDGINYTGTITDCEISDVSCDSRKLTDSSVFVCIKGVQSDGHNFAQSALEKGVPYIVCERDLGLKNQILVENSHYAYAKMCANMQGNPAKDLKFIGVTGTNGKTTVTNIMKAVLTNMGFKVGLIGTIRNEIGDTVFHTEKTTPDAADYQALLAKMVEAHCDYVVLEVSSHALDQCRLADTHFEVGIFTNLTQDHLDYHHTMENYFLAKKKLFDCSDCAVINMDDPYGKRLMETIPCRYITYSVENPSADFFANEIEINSLGVQFQMRIGDIASKIHFGTPGMFSVKNALAAAAACIQIGISVEKVADSITNASHVKGRSEVVPTGRDFTIICDYAHTPDGLKNILDSINGYKKGRVVALFGCGGDRDNKKRPIMGQVAAQNADFLIVTSDNPRTENPEAIIDQVLVGVEKENTPYVRITNRKEAIFYAVQHAQKDDVILLAGKGHEDYQVLGTEKVHFDEREIVAEALKTLS; this is encoded by the coding sequence ATGAAGCTCATCCAATTATTAGACGGGATTAATTATACAGGAACAATAACTGACTGTGAGATTTCTGATGTAAGTTGTGATTCCAGAAAATTGACGGATTCTAGTGTGTTTGTCTGTATCAAAGGGGTGCAATCAGATGGACATAATTTTGCCCAGTCCGCTTTGGAGAAAGGCGTCCCTTATATTGTATGTGAACGGGATTTGGGATTGAAAAACCAGATTTTAGTGGAAAATTCCCATTATGCTTATGCAAAAATGTGCGCCAACATGCAGGGAAATCCAGCAAAAGACCTAAAGTTTATTGGGGTAACAGGAACCAATGGTAAGACAACAGTCACTAATATTATGAAGGCTGTTTTAACCAATATGGGCTTTAAGGTCGGATTAATTGGAACTATCCGCAATGAAATTGGGGACACTGTGTTCCATACTGAAAAAACAACTCCAGATGCGGCTGATTATCAGGCACTACTTGCAAAAATGGTGGAAGCCCACTGTGATTATGTTGTATTAGAAGTTTCCTCCCATGCGTTGGACCAATGCCGTCTGGCAGATACCCATTTTGAGGTGGGGATCTTCACAAATTTAACCCAGGACCATCTGGATTATCACCACACCATGGAAAACTATTTCCTGGCGAAAAAGAAGCTGTTCGATTGTTCTGATTGTGCTGTGATTAATATGGATGACCCGTACGGAAAACGTCTGATGGAAACAATCCCATGTCGTTATATTACCTATTCGGTGGAGAATCCATCAGCGGACTTTTTCGCGAATGAGATTGAGATAAATAGTTTGGGTGTCCAATTCCAGATGAGAATAGGGGATATTGCTAGCAAGATTCATTTTGGTACCCCAGGAATGTTCTCGGTGAAAAATGCTTTAGCCGCTGCGGCCGCCTGTATCCAAATCGGAATTTCGGTGGAAAAAGTGGCGGATAGCATTACAAATGCTTCCCATGTAAAAGGTAGAAGCGAAGTGGTTCCGACAGGACGGGATTTTACCATCATTTGTGATTATGCCCATACACCAGATGGATTAAAAAATATTTTGGATTCGATTAATGGCTATAAAAAAGGTAGGGTAGTAGCCCTATTTGGATGTGGCGGGGACCGCGACAACAAAAAGCGTCCAATTATGGGGCAAGTTGCCGCGCAAAACGCCGATTTTTTAATCGTAACATCCGATAATCCACGTACAGAAAATCCAGAGGCCATTATTGACCAGGTTCTGGTAGGAGTAGAAAAAGAAAATACCCCTTATGTGCGGATCACCAACCGGAAAGAGGCTATTTTTTACGCGGTACAACATGCACAAAAAGATGATGTTATCCTATTGGCGGGAAAAGGTCATGAAGATTATCAGGTTTTGGGAACGGAAAAAGTCCATTTTGATGAACGGGAAATTGTTGCCGAAGCTCTGAAAACACTGTCTTGA
- the mraZ gene encoding division/cell wall cluster transcriptional repressor MraZ codes for MLIGEYSHTIDAKGRINFPAKLRESLGGNFIITRGLDHCLYAYSLEEWENLTESIKSLPRSKRRNMERFFFAGAIEAQPDKQGRIIVSQNLREYASLEKNVVVVGASDRVEIWDQQAWQQSFEECTPEAIEEIMDELGF; via the coding sequence ATGTTAATCGGCGAATACAGTCATACGATTGACGCAAAAGGTCGTATTAATTTTCCAGCAAAACTTCGGGAATCACTGGGTGGAAATTTTATTATTACCAGAGGGTTAGACCACTGTTTGTATGCTTATTCTTTGGAGGAATGGGAAAACCTGACTGAAAGCATTAAAAGCCTACCTCGTTCAAAACGCCGCAATATGGAGCGCTTTTTCTTTGCTGGTGCGATTGAAGCCCAACCGGACAAGCAAGGAAGGATTATTGTGTCCCAAAATTTAAGGGAATATGCTTCATTAGAGAAAAATGTAGTGGTGGTAGGAGCATCTGACCGTGTGGAAATTTGGGATCAGCAGGCATGGCAACAGTCCTTTGAAGAATGTACCCCGGAAGCAATCGAAGAAATTATGGATGAGCTGGGATTTTAA
- a CDS encoding bifunctional folylpolyglutamate synthase/dihydrofolate synthase: MEQAYQRALNFVHNMPAFSSVPGVFRIKRLLQYLGNPQEQLKFVHIAGTNGKGSTAAMCAAAFQEAGYKTGLYISPFIIDFRERFQIDGEMISKHEFVELYIQVRDAYERITAEGLECNEYDFITALAFLYFRRNHCDIVCLEVGLGGDADATNIIPPPEAAVITKISYDHMKVLGNTIQQIAKAKAGIIKHGSPCICYPDQTEDVLEVIMQTCATVQSPLILPNMYQTEILRCDENGTIFLYGGREYHLKLLGKHQIDNAITAIETLRNLKTIQLTEQQIANGIAKTTFPARMEILQHDPIVVLDGAHNPNGFVALAKSIRMFQCSPKIGVCGVLKDKSYQQELALLDGVLDHLVVTNVDSPRGLAAEELKNVAEGNHFQVSLSDYPQQAYQQAIKLAGKQGGVFIFGSLFLAADLRKYLQKEKL; encoded by the coding sequence ATGGAACAGGCCTACCAGCGCGCGTTGAATTTTGTGCATAATATGCCGGCTTTTAGTAGTGTACCAGGGGTATTTCGGATTAAAAGGTTACTCCAGTATTTAGGGAATCCCCAGGAACAATTAAAATTTGTCCACATAGCAGGAACGAATGGAAAAGGATCTACAGCTGCTATGTGCGCAGCCGCATTCCAAGAAGCAGGCTATAAAACAGGGCTTTACATTTCCCCTTTTATTATTGATTTTCGGGAGCGATTCCAAATTGATGGAGAGATGATTTCCAAACATGAATTTGTGGAGCTTTATATTCAGGTAAGAGATGCTTATGAGCGGATAACTGCGGAAGGGCTAGAGTGTAATGAATATGATTTTATCACTGCCCTTGCGTTCCTGTATTTTAGGAGGAACCACTGTGATATCGTTTGTCTGGAAGTTGGTTTGGGCGGTGATGCGGATGCCACAAATATTATTCCGCCACCTGAGGCTGCGGTCATTACAAAGATTTCGTATGATCATATGAAGGTATTGGGAAATACAATCCAACAGATTGCAAAAGCAAAAGCAGGAATTATTAAGCATGGTTCTCCTTGTATCTGTTATCCAGATCAGACGGAAGATGTTTTGGAAGTGATTATGCAAACCTGTGCCACGGTGCAATCTCCATTAATTTTACCTAATATGTACCAAACGGAAATCTTACGCTGTGATGAAAATGGTACCATTTTTCTATATGGTGGTAGGGAATACCATCTTAAGCTGTTAGGAAAACATCAGATTGATAATGCAATTACTGCAATAGAAACATTGCGCAATTTAAAAACAATTCAATTAACTGAGCAGCAGATTGCCAATGGTATAGCGAAAACGACTTTTCCCGCCCGGATGGAAATATTACAACATGACCCAATTGTTGTGTTAGATGGTGCCCATAATCCAAATGGTTTTGTTGCGTTGGCAAAGTCCATCCGTATGTTCCAATGTTCCCCGAAAATTGGGGTGTGTGGTGTCTTAAAAGACAAAAGCTACCAACAGGAATTGGCGTTGTTGGATGGGGTGTTGGATCATTTAGTTGTTACGAATGTGGATTCTCCCAGAGGATTGGCAGCAGAAGAATTAAAAAATGTAGCGGAAGGAAACCACTTTCAAGTTAGTTTATCAGATTATCCTCAACAAGCATACCAGCAGGCGATCAAACTAGCTGGAAAACAAGGAGGGGTATTTATCTTTGGCTCTCTTTTTTTGGCAGCAGATTTAAGAAAATATTTGCAAAAAGAGAAACTGTAG
- the spoIIAB gene encoding anti-sigma F factor, with amino-acid sequence MIENEMKLTIPSHSSNESFARIAVAGFFAQLDPTIDEIADIKTAVSEAVTNAIVHGYGDKIGLIHIRAQIHTDNKVVIRIRDTGCGIADIEQAMEPMYTTCKNGERSGLGFSVMQTFMDKVKVNSTQGKGTTVVLTKKLKSRNHD; translated from the coding sequence ATGATAGAAAATGAAATGAAATTGACAATTCCAAGCCATTCTTCTAACGAAAGTTTTGCTAGGATCGCAGTAGCGGGATTTTTTGCCCAGTTGGACCCTACCATTGATGAAATTGCGGATATTAAAACAGCGGTTTCAGAAGCAGTTACCAATGCCATTGTACATGGATACGGAGACAAGATTGGCTTAATACATATTCGGGCTCAAATTCATACAGACAACAAGGTCGTTATCCGCATCCGTGATACAGGATGTGGAATTGCTGATATCGAACAGGCTATGGAACCAATGTATACCACTTGTAAAAATGGGGAACGTTCCGGTCTGGGATTCTCTGTGATGCAAACATTTATGGACAAAGTAAAAGTCAATTCTACTCAAGGGAAAGGGACAACCGTTGTATTGACTAAGAAATTAAAGTCCCGTAACCATGATTAA
- a CDS encoding STAS domain-containing protein — MEVKIELSGQVMTAYLSGEIDHHSIRPVREEIDRFAEGAIPKLLLLDFTDVTFMDSSGIGLVMGRYKLLKSMGGEVKVTNPTPHIKKVMHLAGLDRLAVIEDKEGKS, encoded by the coding sequence ATGGAAGTAAAAATTGAATTGAGCGGACAAGTGATGACAGCTTATCTGTCCGGAGAAATCGACCATCACAGCATACGTCCTGTTCGAGAAGAAATTGACCGTTTTGCGGAAGGTGCTATCCCAAAACTGCTATTACTGGATTTTACCGATGTTACTTTTATGGATTCCAGTGGAATTGGCTTAGTGATGGGACGGTACAAGCTTTTAAAATCAATGGGTGGAGAAGTAAAGGTGACTAACCCGACTCCCCACATCAAAAAAGTAATGCATTTGGCTGGTCTGGATAGGCTTGCAGTGATTGAGGACAAGGAGGGAAAATCATGA
- a CDS encoding YwaF family protein, with amino-acid sequence MFFHYKDQIPSDQVFHGLDISHIIALLVIALVVTLLLRYMKRMPKKQADHIIQIAAIVLPLVELIRVLWLIMVGQTDWVRLLPLQLCGTQIFYIPLAVFTKNMAIKEFTCSTALLGGIVALLCPSGIAGYYPLLHFQTLQSFTLHAILLFVPLAMMYVQGFRPNIKNMPKVMGILVLTASVAGVVDACFNVNYMCLRTPPEGTPLVDIYNACGYGFYLFVLAAAMTLAVFLTYLPHMRKNKKEKQKVSAQQISS; translated from the coding sequence TTGTTTTTCCATTATAAAGATCAAATTCCCTCTGACCAGGTGTTTCATGGGTTGGATATTTCACATATTATCGCATTGCTGGTAATTGCTCTGGTTGTTACATTATTGTTGCGGTATATGAAAAGAATGCCAAAAAAACAAGCGGATCATATCATTCAGATTGCTGCGATTGTACTGCCTTTAGTAGAGCTAATTCGAGTACTTTGGCTGATTATGGTTGGTCAGACAGATTGGGTCCGTTTATTGCCTCTCCAACTTTGTGGTACGCAGATTTTTTACATACCACTAGCTGTATTTACCAAAAATATGGCGATTAAAGAATTTACCTGTTCTACCGCTTTATTGGGTGGAATTGTGGCGTTGCTTTGCCCGTCTGGTATTGCTGGATATTATCCTTTGCTCCATTTCCAAACATTACAAAGCTTTACTTTACATGCGATTTTATTATTTGTACCATTAGCTATGATGTATGTGCAAGGATTTCGCCCAAATATTAAGAATATGCCAAAGGTAATGGGAATTTTAGTACTAACCGCTAGTGTAGCTGGTGTTGTTGATGCATGCTTTAACGTAAATTATATGTGTTTGCGTACTCCACCAGAGGGAACGCCATTAGTGGATATTTATAATGCTTGTGGCTACGGATTCTATTTATTTGTATTAGCCGCCGCTATGACATTAGCTGTATTTTTAACTTATTTACCGCATATGCGGAAAAACAAAAAAGAGAAGCAAAAAGTATCTGCCCAACAAATTTCTTCTTGA
- a CDS encoding UDP-N-acetylmuramoyl-tripeptide--D-alanyl-D-alanine ligase has translation MKPIALQELEQATNGTLYHPKPLLINGIVIDNRLVTPGCLFVAIQGERFDGHDFIPSAIEQGAVAVVSQKKLEISTPYLLVEDTRKALLDLGRYCRQQFHGKLVGVTGSVGKTTTKEMIATVLSSQYHTLKTEGNLNNEIGLPKTLFGLDDRYQAAVIEMGMSNLGEIHRLSTTALPDIGVITNIGVSHMENLGSRANILKAKLEILDGMEEGAPLIVNGDNDMLCNLQVENHPIIFCGISGEHLNCRATNIKTDGLSTTFEIVYQDTNTTVSIPTIGEHNVLNALFGFVIGRLCGITSQQIVEALKKYQPAGMRQNTRLVNGMIVIEDCYNASPDSIKAAFSALQQIPAEGRKIAVLGDMLELGKISSQAHYDTGVLAKQCHLDALFCYGPESKQIAAGAKGIPFLCHYDDKQKMASDLKAFLRPGDAVIFKASRGMKLEEVIQELFQKD, from the coding sequence TTGAAACCAATAGCTTTACAGGAATTAGAACAGGCAACAAACGGAACTTTATACCATCCAAAACCTCTTTTGATCAATGGTATTGTGATTGATAACCGGTTGGTAACGCCAGGATGTTTATTTGTAGCAATCCAAGGGGAACGGTTTGACGGCCATGATTTTATCCCTTCCGCAATAGAACAGGGGGCTGTAGCTGTGGTATCCCAGAAAAAGCTGGAGATTTCTACCCCATATCTATTGGTAGAGGATACACGGAAAGCCTTGCTAGATTTAGGACGTTATTGTCGGCAACAGTTTCATGGAAAGTTGGTAGGGGTTACTGGAAGTGTAGGTAAAACCACCACCAAAGAGATGATTGCCACAGTGCTTTCTTCCCAATACCACACTTTGAAAACCGAGGGAAACCTGAACAACGAAATTGGATTGCCCAAAACCCTGTTTGGTTTAGATGACCGTTATCAAGCTGCTGTGATTGAGATGGGGATGTCCAACCTAGGGGAAATCCATCGCCTTTCTACCACTGCTTTGCCTGATATTGGTGTGATCACCAATATTGGCGTATCCCATATGGAGAACCTGGGCAGTCGTGCTAATATTTTAAAGGCAAAGCTAGAAATTCTGGATGGAATGGAAGAGGGGGCGCCCCTCATTGTAAATGGTGACAACGATATGCTCTGCAATTTACAAGTGGAAAACCATCCTATTATATTTTGTGGTATTTCTGGTGAACATCTGAATTGCCGTGCAACCAATATCAAAACAGATGGATTATCCACTACATTTGAGATTGTGTATCAGGATACAAACACAACAGTGTCGATTCCAACTATTGGAGAGCACAATGTGTTAAACGCCCTTTTTGGTTTTGTTATCGGGCGGTTGTGTGGAATTACATCACAACAGATTGTGGAAGCACTAAAAAAATATCAACCTGCTGGAATGCGTCAAAATACACGGCTTGTTAATGGTATGATTGTAATTGAAGATTGTTATAATGCAAGTCCAGATTCCATAAAAGCAGCTTTTTCCGCTTTGCAGCAGATACCCGCAGAAGGAAGGAAAATTGCTGTACTAGGGGATATGCTGGAGCTGGGGAAAATTTCTTCCCAGGCGCATTATGATACCGGCGTATTGGCAAAACAATGCCATTTGGATGCACTGTTCTGTTATGGGCCGGAATCGAAACAGATTGCGGCTGGAGCAAAGGGAATTCCGTTCCTTTGTCATTATGACGACAAACAGAAGATGGCTTCTGATTTAAAAGCCTTTCTTCGTCCAGGAGACGCTGTTATTTTTAAAGCAAGCCGTGGCATGAAATTAGAAGAAGTAATACAGGAATTATTTCAAAAAGATTAA